DNA from Borreliella garinii:
GGATGTAACTTCTCTTTCTGTTTTAAATTTACTTATAAATTTTTTGTAACTTTCGGAAAAATTGAAAATTTGATTTTTTTCTTCTTCGCTTAAAGATATCCATGGATTTTGTTTTTTCATTAATAATACCTCCTATCTTATTTTAGCATTTTAATTGTTTTTAAGGTGTGTACAAAATAAATTATTTATTGTAAACTTACCTTTAATTTTAATGTTATTAATTAATCATAAGGGAGAATTTTTATGTATAAAAATGGTTTTTTAAAAAACTATTTAATGAGCTTGTTATTTCTTTTAATAATTGCGTGTACTTCAAAAGATAGCTCAAATGAATATGTTGAGGAGCAAGAAGTAGACAACACTTCCAAGCTTGATAATACTTCTAAAATAGATGAACATACTATTGGTCATGTTTTTCATGCTATGGGAGTAGTTCATTCAAAAAATGATCGAAAAAGTTTAGGAAAAAATATAAAGGTTTTTTATTTTTCTGAAGAAGATGGATACTTTGAAACAATACCTTCGAAAGAGAATGCAAAGTTAATAGTTTATTTTTATGATAATATTTATGCAGGAGAAGCCCCAATTAATATTTCTGGGAAAGAAGCTTTTATTTTTGTTGGGATTACTCCTGATTTTAAAAAGATTATAAATAGTAATTTGCATGGTGCTAAAAGCGATCTTATTGGTACTTTTAGAGATCTTAATATTAAAAATTCAAAATTGGAAGTTACAGTTGATGAGAATAATTCAGATGCCAAGACTTTCCTTGAATCTGTTAATTATATTATCGACGGTATTGAAAAAATTTCACCTATGATGATGAATTAATTTATATTTTTGATTTTTTAGGCTTTGATTTAAAATTAAAGCCTATTTTAAAATCAAGCATTCAAACCCTCAAGCCCTTTTATTAAAATTTCTGCTGTTTTTACATTGGTTGCAAGCGGTATATTATGTACATCGCAAAGTCTAATAAGAGCTGACACATCTGGTTCGTGAGGCTGACTTGTTAGGGGATCTCTAAAGAAAAATATAGCTAAGACATTCCCTTCAGCTACTTCAGCTCCAATTTGCTGATCTCCCCCCATAGGGCCTGATTTATATTTAATAATTGTAAGATCAGTAGCTTGTTGGATTCTGGACCCTGTTGTCCCTGTTGCAATAAGCTTGAATTTGGATAAGAAGAGATAGTTTTGCTTTACAAAATTTACCAAATCATCCTTTTTTTTGTCATGTGCAATTAATGCTATTTTTTTTTCCATTAATTTTATTCCTTTTTTAATGTAAAATTTTTTTTGAAATTTAATAAAATTTAGCCATGAATATATTTTTTAGATTTCACCGTTTTTAGAATTTATATTGGTTCTGGTTTGTGCCATAAAAATCCTTGTCCATAGTCTATTTCTAGTTCATTTATTTTTTTTAATATTTCTTCATTATATACAAATTCAGCAATAAT
Protein-coding regions in this window:
- the mgsA gene encoding methylglyoxal synthase, with the protein product MEKKIALIAHDKKKDDLVNFVKQNYLFLSKFKLIATGTTGSRIQQATDLTIIKYKSGPMGGDQQIGAEVAEGNVLAIFFFRDPLTSQPHEPDVSALIRLCDVHNIPLATNVKTAEILIKGLEGLNA
- the p22 gene encoding lipoprotein P22 — its product is MYKNGFLKNYLMSLLFLLIIACTSKDSSNEYVEEQEVDNTSKLDNTSKIDEHTIGHVFHAMGVVHSKNDRKSLGKNIKVFYFSEEDGYFETIPSKENAKLIVYFYDNIYAGEAPINISGKEAFIFVGITPDFKKIINSNLHGAKSDLIGTFRDLNIKNSKLEVTVDENNSDAKTFLESVNYIIDGIEKISPMMMN